The genomic DNA GCACGCCGATGGGCTGGCAATGGCTAGGGTCTTTGCTGCCTCATTGAATCCACTGGCGTGAACCCCCCGTCTCCACCTTGTACCTCCGTGGCGGATTGGGCAAAGGCGGTTTCACTCTGAGACTATCTCTATAGAGCGATCCCCTTGAACATTTCAAAACAGCCTTGACCAACATTGGTCCCCTAAATCTCGTACATTGCATATCTAGGGTCTACCTCCACAGCAGCTTGTCTCCCTGTGACATGGTGACCCACGATTCTCCCTTGCGTTTCTCCAGCCCCTGATACATGATAATTTGATAGGATTTGAGGGTTCCCTGGTACCGTTCCGGGAACATCATCCTTAATTTTTGAGGAAAGGCGGAATATCCCTCTCGTGCGCACGTGATAACATTGGCTCAATACCTATATTGTCACTACTCTGTATCTGCGAATAAGCGGCATCATTCCGCCTCTCGACACGGGCCGTTTCCCATGTAGATAATCCCATGGGTTTATGGACGTTTGCAGGTCGGCGTAGCATCCATGCTAAGACATGATACTCTCgggagagaaaaaaaaaaaaaaaaaaaaaaaggtggGCTTCAAAGACATTCTGACACGAAAGCGGGGAGGTAGAGCCTGGCCAGGAAGTAGTAGCCATGATCTGTGAAGCAGTCTTTTCAGGtagcagaaaaaaaaaaaattgatGTCATCGTGGGTGCAAACGGCCAGGGATCACACCACACACTCGAAGGTAGGCCCTCGACGCTGAAGATGCGGACCCTTTCTATGCCCTCAGAGTCGATATAGCGTATTCCCACGGTTCCTCGGCCCGTTAGATGGGATGAATACCTTGCTTCTGTGTACACCGCTCCTCGAAAGCGGTTTGTGGCCGTGCGCCAGCATGATCGCATGATCCAAGTGAGATTCTCAGGTGTACCTCGCCTGCAAGCCCATTTCGGACCGACTGAGCAATGCTTGCAAGGGTGACATCGTGGAAGAAAAGCATGGTTTTGCGGAGATATTAAGCGGCGCAGGGTGGCAAATGGACGATATCCTGGAAGCCCTCGAGTCTGCTGATGACTTTTATTGCGAGCGACTGGGGGTAGTCAAGATGGACTGTTGGTCCCGCGGCAGGGTGCTGGGAGATGCAGCGTTCTGCCCGTCGGCAACCACTGGCATGGGCACTACCAGAATCCTTGTCGGTGTTTATATTTTGGTTGGCGAGATAGGTAAACAATGCAAGAGAAGTTTTGGGGGTGATATCGATGGAAGTACGACAAAGGATGCTCTGTCTCGCGCATTCAAAGCGTACGGAATCTTTCGGCCTTTCCTTGACCAGGTCCAAAGGGGCTTATTGGATGGTTATAGTTTCTCGGACCGACTTCCATCGACATCTTTGGTGTTGCTGTTCTCCATTTTGCCTTCGCTATAGCGTAATTCGTCAGTTTGGATGTCCTGTCCACATTTGTCCTCCACAAGAATGGACAGGGATGGGCACTCCCGAACCACGATATGTTGTAACTATGACATATGTAATTGGGCCTTTGTTTATGTTGATCGTAAAACAATGGAAAGTACATACGTATATTCATATTGATGTCAAATGTTCAGTGATTCCTGAGTTGATAGGATTCGATGAGGTAGGTGGAGGGATATAACTGGCGTGGAAATATATATTCAGTACTAATCCCGACCTCCACGGTTAACAACAACTTGTTGCCAGCTGTTATCCATAATCGACATCATACCAATATTCTACCATGGGCTAGAATGTAATGACGGATATATGAATGCACAGAAAGATACCGTCTTCCATCATCTACTGAAGAGGCACAACATGTGGTgatctacagagtaagtAAGTATCGGAGTCGGAAGAATACATTATTGGGGGTTCTGAATTAGCCCGACCGAGACTAGCATCGTTTACATAAGGTGAATGTGTGAATGGACCGGGCAGACAGATCCTCCGTTATTATG from Aspergillus fumigatus Af293 chromosome 8, whole genome shotgun sequence includes the following:
- a CDS encoding putative FAD-binding monooxygenase → MDDILEALESADDFYCERLGVVKMDCWSRGRVLGDAAFCPSATTGMGTTRILVGVYILVGEIGKQCKRSFGGDIDGSTTKDALSRAFKAFSDRLPSTSLVLLFSILPSL